A single window of Sporosarcina sp. FSL W7-1349 DNA harbors:
- a CDS encoding CotH kinase family protein: MEIRDKLPEYRLFIHPIDVRELRRDIWNDDPVSGKLTIDGKRFEIDLVYRGSHIRDFPKKSYTVSFYKPPIYRNANVFHLNAEFKDPSLLRNKLSFDFFHDIGCLAPRARFVFLKVNGKNEGVYLELESVDDHFLNNRKLPLGPIFYAIDGDANFSLMSDLEKEGKKSLSVGYEQKCGTILDELHLQKMIMQINTIPKEEFEKEIVNYVNVDKYLRWLAGVVLTQNFDGFVHNYALYQNSDTGQYEIIPWDYDATWGRDVNGEEMRSDYLRMEGFNTLTARILDCKTYRHQYKNLLEDILRNQFTLDYLQPKIESMHSLIRPYVLTDPYKKESIDFFDQEPDYIYRFIEARSAYIKSKLELLQ; the protein is encoded by the coding sequence ATGGAGATACGGGATAAACTTCCTGAATATCGACTTTTTATTCATCCGATTGATGTTCGAGAACTTCGAAGAGATATTTGGAATGATGATCCTGTTTCGGGGAAGCTGACGATTGACGGAAAAAGGTTTGAAATCGACCTCGTTTATCGCGGCTCACACATCCGTGATTTTCCGAAGAAATCGTATACCGTTTCCTTTTATAAACCGCCTATTTACCGAAATGCGAATGTATTTCATTTAAATGCGGAATTTAAGGATCCCTCGTTATTGCGAAACAAACTATCATTTGATTTTTTCCACGACATTGGTTGCTTGGCACCCCGTGCACGGTTTGTCTTTTTGAAAGTGAACGGGAAAAATGAAGGGGTTTATTTGGAACTAGAATCAGTAGATGATCATTTCCTAAACAATCGAAAATTGCCACTTGGTCCTATTTTTTATGCGATTGATGGAGATGCTAATTTTTCATTAATGAGCGACTTGGAGAAAGAAGGTAAAAAATCACTTTCCGTTGGATATGAACAAAAATGCGGGACCATACTAGATGAATTGCATTTACAAAAAATGATCATGCAAATAAATACAATTCCCAAGGAAGAATTTGAAAAGGAAATTGTAAATTATGTGAATGTTGATAAGTATTTACGGTGGCTTGCCGGGGTAGTCCTCACCCAAAATTTCGACGGGTTTGTCCATAACTATGCACTTTACCAGAACAGCGATACCGGACAATATGAAATCATTCCTTGGGATTACGATGCGACATGGGGCAGGGATGTAAATGGAGAGGAAATGAGAAGCGATTATTTACGAATGGAAGGGTTCAACACATTGACAGCAAGGATTCTTGATTGCAAAACATATCGCCATCAATATAAAAACCTCTTAGAGGACATTTTGCGCAATCAATTCACTTTGGACTATTTACAACCAAAAATAGAAAGTATGCATTCGCTGATTCGGCCCTATGTTTTAACGGATCCCTATAAAAAAGAAAGTATCGATTTCTTTGACCAAGAACCCGACTATATATACCGTTTCATCGAAGCTCGATCGGCTTATATTAAGAGTAAGTTAGAGCTCCTTCAGTAA
- a CDS encoding methyl-accepting chemotaxis protein, whose product MLDDVMRHITTIMQQMNHSVAASQQTLEEASLGKERMEEAVDQMNVISTYTERMGRVVKRLDNRSREIEETLSLITQIASQTNLLALNAAIEAARAGEAGKGFAVVADEVRKLADLSNRHVEKIGLVLHELTMDTQDLWNEMNRTTETTEHGIAKMKSADEKFVSIVGKVEEVHSLLGTAQSMADRISGNVANVNGIIDEMAFITEKNRKNLEGISVSCDDQLSSVVGFEQITTELRNITENLNRQITEANVG is encoded by the coding sequence ATGCTCGATGATGTCATGCGTCATATAACGACTATCATGCAGCAGATGAATCATTCAGTGGCAGCCTCCCAACAGACATTGGAAGAAGCATCTCTCGGAAAAGAAAGAATGGAAGAAGCCGTCGATCAAATGAATGTGATTTCCACCTATACTGAACGGATGGGTCGTGTCGTGAAAAGGTTGGATAACCGATCTCGGGAAATTGAAGAGACCTTGTCGTTAATTACCCAAATCGCCAGTCAGACGAATTTATTGGCATTGAATGCTGCCATTGAAGCTGCCCGCGCCGGAGAAGCGGGAAAAGGATTTGCAGTCGTTGCAGATGAAGTGCGGAAGCTAGCCGACCTTTCGAATCGCCATGTAGAAAAGATCGGCCTGGTGCTGCATGAGTTGACAATGGATACACAAGATTTGTGGAATGAAATGAATCGAACGACCGAAACGACAGAACACGGCATCGCCAAGATGAAAAGCGCAGACGAAAAGTTTGTATCGATTGTCGGGAAAGTCGAAGAGGTCCATAGTTTGCTTGGAACGGCCCAGTCGATGGCAGACCGGATCAGTGGAAATGTCGCCAACGTGAATGGGATTATCGACGAGATGGCGTTCATTACTGAGAAGAACCGTAAGAATCTGGAAGGGATTTCTGTTTCTTGCGACGATCAGCTTTCTTCCGTTGTAGGATTTGAACAGATTACAACCGAACTCCGCAATATAACCGAAAACTTGAATAGGCAAATCACAGAGGCAAACGTTGGATAA
- a CDS encoding YkuS family protein codes for MKIAVEQPYEDVMAALQAKGYEVKMFNTDEEVTGYDLGIVQAINEGNTHEFNFPVITMKGRSIDDVMQAVEEKVNLLQ; via the coding sequence GTGAAAATCGCTGTTGAACAACCGTACGAAGATGTGATGGCAGCTTTGCAAGCAAAAGGCTATGAGGTGAAGATGTTCAATACCGACGAAGAGGTGACTGGCTATGATCTAGGTATCGTCCAGGCCATCAACGAAGGGAACACCCATGAATTCAACTTCCCGGTCATCACGATGAAAGGCAGATCCATTGATGACGTCATGCAGGCGGTAGAGGAAAAAGTGAATCTTCTTCAGTAA